From a single Rutidosis leptorrhynchoides isolate AG116_Rl617_1_P2 chromosome 5, CSIRO_AGI_Rlap_v1, whole genome shotgun sequence genomic region:
- the LOC139846572 gene encoding ubiquitin-conjugating enzyme E2 30-like, which translates to MALKRIQKELKDLQRDPPVSCSAGPVGPDMFHWQATIMGPADSPFTGGVFVLSIHFPPDYPFKPPKVSFQTRVYHPNINGNGSICLDILKEQWSPALTVSKVLLSICSLLTDPNPDDPLVPEIAHIYRTERARYEATARSWTQRYALN; encoded by the exons ATGGCTTTAAAGCGGATTCAAAAGGAGTTGAAAGACTTGCAAAGGGATCCCCCTGTTTCTTGCAGTGCCG GCCCAGTTGGTCCAGACATGTTCCATTGGCAAGCAACAATTATGGGCCCAGCTGATAGCCCATTTACAGGGGGTGTGTTTGTTCTTTCTATCCATTTCCCACCAGATTACCCATTCAAGCCACCAAAG GTTTCTTTTCAGACCAGGGTATATCATCCGAATATAAACGGTAACGGTAGTATCTGCCTGGACATCCTCAAAGAACAATGGAGTCCAGCCCTTACAGTCTCCAAG GTTCTTCTTTCAATTTGTTCGTTGTTGACAGACCCAAACCCGGATGATCCTTTAGTGCCTGAAATCGCTCATATATACAGGACTGAGCGTGCAAGATATGAGGCGACTGCGCGATCATGGACTCAAAGATATGCATTGAATTAA